A window from Candidatus Deferrimicrobium sp. encodes these proteins:
- a CDS encoding DUF362 domain-containing protein, with protein MTTLFTTLYRGPDEQGPVYAAGLLRFDLKKPPALLASMKVEGSKSRVQKVAAYTAFASFAYGALRDEYLQGIRLLYDTRYENIVLSGRMRRTDGAEVPFFLGSGVHERGFPWGDGELFSDVLLALGDGKGGFHRFCISDRTLGGLILDISGGVYRYHGTLLAITDGYAASFSQMRAGSSRLVPIHAAIDITFEARSYDAVAVSFPQVPKLVRKLSSTMAKELREHLPGTNPLGIFITPHTVRIHTGSLTASDAGTTPGGPERNFAILDRCTFGEAERSTFRNVKWPTLLYGYLCAIRPEEHAARVQIHSRTLRHEREHWVRDQLDAFLETVVSRACSCEMRMERGELRVIPLTTAGNGAERVPLLLKLGEPVLEVNNDHFPTAILQRRIVEVLDPSGQRCLALEDDMSLLRLEPIGTGRKATVASIRDEDKFLALNRVLVETGFDDMLEAKRKEAGKARQDFSIVIKPNFMFAYDKRDHSTYTDPELVHHLVKRLRGLGFNNLNVVEAQSTYGEYFDKRSVREMAGYLGFDGKAGYEVVDMTLDADETQDLGPHLGNHPVSRSWRKADFRISFAKNKTHAYAYYTLTLKNIYGALPLANKIKEYHCGGGIYETTIEYLTAFPVDYGLIDAYLSADGPFGIFADPAPNETRTIVGGADLVAVDWIGASKMGIDPMISTYMKLAVKAFGKPEIHLIGDPNPYRPWLNVPVALTLFTNKGVDANHYFGNLMYSAAAQMDETHFRHKNRALYMRLLRKMTIPLRRAFFLRTGENPSLANRLFSSLFYKMGF; from the coding sequence ATGACCACGCTCTTCACAACCCTCTACCGCGGCCCGGACGAGCAAGGCCCCGTTTACGCGGCGGGGCTGCTCAGGTTCGACCTGAAGAAACCACCTGCCCTGCTGGCTTCCATGAAGGTGGAAGGTTCGAAATCCCGGGTGCAGAAGGTGGCGGCGTACACCGCCTTCGCCTCGTTTGCGTACGGCGCCCTCAGGGACGAGTACCTGCAAGGGATTCGCCTCCTCTATGACACCCGGTACGAGAACATTGTCCTGTCCGGCCGGATGCGGCGAACCGACGGCGCCGAGGTGCCTTTTTTCCTCGGGTCCGGCGTTCATGAACGCGGTTTTCCTTGGGGGGATGGAGAACTTTTTTCCGACGTCCTGCTTGCCCTCGGTGACGGGAAGGGGGGCTTCCACCGGTTCTGCATCAGCGATCGCACGCTGGGAGGTCTCATTCTCGACATCTCGGGCGGCGTCTACCGCTACCACGGGACGCTTCTCGCCATTACCGATGGGTATGCCGCCTCTTTCTCCCAGATGCGAGCGGGCTCATCGAGGCTCGTCCCTATCCATGCGGCCATCGATATCACTTTCGAGGCTCGTTCCTACGACGCCGTGGCAGTGTCCTTCCCTCAGGTTCCGAAGCTCGTCCGAAAGCTTTCCTCCACCATGGCCAAAGAGCTTCGCGAACATCTGCCGGGAACGAATCCCCTGGGTATCTTCATCACGCCTCACACGGTTAGGATTCATACAGGGAGCTTGACGGCAAGCGATGCCGGTACCACGCCGGGCGGTCCGGAGAGGAACTTCGCGATCCTCGATCGATGCACCTTTGGAGAGGCCGAGCGCAGCACGTTCAGGAACGTGAAGTGGCCGACCTTGCTCTACGGTTACCTGTGCGCCATCCGCCCGGAAGAACATGCCGCCCGGGTGCAGATCCACTCGCGAACGCTTCGGCATGAACGTGAGCACTGGGTCCGCGACCAACTGGACGCCTTCCTGGAAACCGTCGTCTCCCGGGCGTGTTCATGCGAGATGCGGATGGAACGGGGTGAACTTCGAGTCATTCCCCTCACCACGGCCGGAAACGGGGCGGAACGGGTACCCCTCCTCCTGAAGCTCGGAGAACCGGTGCTCGAGGTGAACAACGACCACTTTCCCACAGCGATCCTCCAGCGCCGGATCGTCGAGGTCCTCGACCCCTCCGGGCAACGCTGCCTCGCGCTCGAGGACGACATGTCGCTGCTGCGCCTCGAACCGATCGGCACCGGGAGGAAGGCGACGGTGGCCAGCATCCGGGATGAGGACAAATTCCTTGCGCTGAACCGGGTCCTGGTGGAAACGGGCTTCGACGATATGCTGGAGGCCAAGCGGAAAGAGGCCGGAAAGGCCCGGCAGGACTTCTCCATCGTCATCAAACCGAACTTCATGTTCGCCTATGACAAACGGGATCACTCAACCTACACCGACCCCGAGCTGGTCCATCATCTCGTGAAAAGGCTGCGGGGGCTGGGCTTCAATAACCTGAACGTCGTCGAGGCGCAGTCAACGTACGGCGAATACTTCGACAAGCGGAGCGTCCGCGAGATGGCCGGCTATTTAGGCTTCGACGGGAAAGCCGGGTACGAGGTCGTGGACATGACGCTGGACGCCGACGAGACGCAGGATCTCGGGCCGCACCTCGGTAATCACCCGGTATCGCGCAGTTGGCGCAAGGCGGACTTCCGAATTTCGTTCGCAAAGAACAAGACCCACGCCTACGCGTACTACACGCTCACACTGAAGAATATTTACGGCGCACTTCCTCTCGCGAACAAGATCAAGGAGTACCACTGCGGCGGAGGAATATACGAAACCACCATCGAGTACCTGACGGCGTTCCCCGTGGATTACGGCCTGATCGACGCCTATTTGAGCGCTGACGGGCCTTTCGGGATATTCGCCGATCCCGCACCGAACGAGACGCGCACCATCGTCGGCGGAGCCGACCTGGTGGCTGTGGACTGGATCGGGGCAAGCAAGATGGGCATCGACCCGATGATCAGCACGTACATGAAACTCGCGGTCAAGGCATTCGGTAAGCCGGAGATTCACCTTATCGGAGATCCGAACCCCTACCGCCCATGGCTGAACGTTCCGGTCGCCCTGACCCTGTTCACGAACAAGGGAGTCGATGCAAACCACTACTTCGGGAACCTCATGTACTCGGCCGCTGCACAGATGGATGAGACGCACTTCCGACATAAGAACCGGGCTTTGTACATGCGGCTGCTTCGGAAAATGACCATTCCTCTGCGCCGCGCTTTCTTCCTGCGTACCGGGGAAAACCCGTCCCTGGCAAACCGCCTGTTCAGTTCGTTGTTCTACAAGATGGGTTTTTGA
- a CDS encoding Spy/CpxP family protein refolding chaperone, giving the protein MKRIASRFTYPTALAVAAAMLLAFIVLESASPSLAASSEPGLATAGTASKTDRVEARIKELHTKLKITPAQEGLWDNVTKVMRDNAKTMEALIKARSEKPSTTTAVDDLKSYSEIAEAHADGLRKFIPVFEPLYASMSDAQKKDADTLFQHRGRAKAKAKAKEKAKAKAKGE; this is encoded by the coding sequence ATGAAACGAATTGCCTCTCGGTTCACCTATCCAACCGCACTTGCTGTTGCAGCGGCGATGCTCCTCGCCTTTATCGTTCTTGAAAGCGCAAGTCCTTCGCTCGCGGCCTCGTCCGAGCCAGGCCTTGCGACTGCTGGTACGGCCTCAAAGACCGACCGCGTTGAGGCACGCATCAAAGAGCTTCATACCAAGCTCAAGATCACCCCGGCGCAGGAAGGGTTATGGGACAACGTCACCAAGGTCATGCGGGACAATGCGAAAACGATGGAAGCGCTCATCAAGGCAAGGTCAGAAAAACCAAGTACCACGACCGCTGTCGACGATCTCAAATCCTATAGCGAAATTGCCGAGGCACATGCGGATGGCCTCAGGAAATTCATCCCGGTCTTCGAGCCTCTCTACGCCAGCATGTCGGACGCTCAGAAGAAGGACGCGGATACGTTATTCCAACATCGAGGCCGTGCTAAGGCCAAGGCCAAAGCCAAAGAAAAGGCCAAGGCAAAGGCAAAGGGCGAATGA
- a CDS encoding dihydrolipoamide acetyltransferase family protein: protein MPTDVIMPSLGFDMTEGLLARWLKNEGDPVVKGQAIAEIETEKATVEIEATVSGLLARIVVQAGETVPVGTLIGVIAEAGVEPTAVSSPAPTAPPSSPPPSPAAPAPPAPVPEAGEGAAPSEARVKASPVARKMAEEAGLDLSRIKGTGPGGRVVERDVQAAIATGSTPAAPGVPAGPAPGATVPLNRMRKTIARRMAESKTTAPHFYVTVEINMDDAMKMREQLNGVAPEGERISVSDMVVAAAARTLVRFPALNASYREDNLEMHPQVNIGIAVALEDGLIPPVLRDADKKPLKRIAAESRALADRARTNKLRSDDLWGGTFTVSNLGMFDVDEFIAIINPPEAAILAVGAVTRRPVAAAGEVRIASLMKTTLSVDHRVADGAQAGRFLQEFKKLLENPVTLLTG, encoded by the coding sequence GTGCCTACCGACGTCATCATGCCCTCCTTGGGCTTCGACATGACCGAAGGGCTGCTTGCGCGCTGGCTGAAAAACGAAGGCGATCCGGTGGTAAAAGGCCAGGCCATCGCCGAAATCGAGACGGAAAAGGCGACCGTGGAGATCGAAGCGACGGTCTCGGGGTTGCTGGCGCGGATCGTCGTGCAGGCCGGCGAGACGGTGCCGGTCGGGACGTTGATCGGTGTCATCGCCGAGGCAGGCGTTGAGCCCACGGCGGTGTCGTCGCCTGCTCCGACGGCTCCCCCGTCGTCTCCTCCGCCGTCTCCGGCGGCACCTGCGCCGCCGGCTCCCGTCCCCGAGGCCGGGGAGGGTGCCGCCCCGTCCGAAGCGCGGGTCAAGGCGTCCCCCGTCGCGCGGAAAATGGCCGAGGAAGCCGGGCTGGATCTTTCCCGGATCAAGGGCACCGGCCCCGGCGGCCGCGTGGTGGAACGCGACGTCCAGGCGGCGATTGCGACCGGTTCCACGCCGGCGGCTCCCGGTGTCCCGGCGGGACCCGCCCCCGGCGCGACCGTGCCCCTGAACCGGATGCGCAAGACGATCGCGCGGCGGATGGCCGAGAGCAAGACGACGGCGCCGCATTTCTACGTCACCGTCGAAATCAACATGGACGACGCGATGAAGATGCGCGAGCAACTGAACGGCGTTGCGCCCGAGGGGGAGAGGATCTCCGTCAGCGACATGGTCGTCGCGGCAGCGGCCAGGACGCTCGTCCGGTTCCCGGCCTTGAACGCATCCTATCGCGAGGACAATCTGGAAATGCACCCCCAGGTCAACATCGGCATCGCGGTGGCGCTGGAGGACGGGCTCATCCCGCCGGTCCTCCGCGACGCCGACAAAAAACCGCTGAAAAGAATCGCGGCCGAGTCCAGGGCCCTGGCCGATCGCGCGCGCACGAACAAGCTGCGCTCCGACGACCTCTGGGGCGGCACCTTCACGGTATCGAACCTTGGGATGTTCGACGTCGACGAGTTCATCGCCATCATCAACCCGCCCGAGGCGGCCATCCTCGCGGTGGGCGCCGTGACCCGGCGTCCGGTCGCTGCGGCCGGGGAGGTCAGGATCGCATCGCTCATGAAAACCACGTTGTCGGTGGATCATCGGGTGGCCGATGGCGCGCAGGCCGGCCGCTTCCTGCAGGAGTTCAAGAAACTTCTGGAGAACCCGGTCACCCTCCTGACCGGGTAG
- a CDS encoding alpha-ketoacid dehydrogenase subunit beta: protein MAQKTYRDAIREALREEMLRDENVLIMGEEVGVWGGTYAVTRGLYGEFGDKRILDTPIAEEAIVGTAVGAAMGGLRPVAELMTINFSLVAMDQIVNNAAKIHAMFGSQARVPLVIRTPAGWGQLAATHSQSFEAWFAHVPGLIVVMPSTPYDAKGLLKTAIRSDNPVMFIEHARLYGVKGEVPDGEYTLPFGVSDIKRPGRDVTIVSYSRMLHVALSAADELAKTGIECEVIDLRTLRPLDMAPVYDSVEKTHRVLILEEDWTTCGMGAEIAARISHDRFDLLDVPVERMGQIEVPMPYARNLEALMFPDEKSVAQKVMEMVA from the coding sequence ATGGCCCAGAAGACATATCGAGATGCCATCAGGGAAGCGCTACGGGAAGAGATGCTGCGCGACGAAAACGTCCTCATCATGGGGGAAGAGGTGGGCGTGTGGGGGGGGACCTACGCGGTCACACGCGGGCTTTACGGCGAGTTCGGCGACAAGCGGATCCTCGACACGCCGATCGCGGAGGAAGCGATCGTCGGCACCGCCGTTGGGGCGGCGATGGGCGGCCTGCGGCCGGTCGCGGAGCTGATGACGATCAATTTCAGCCTTGTGGCGATGGACCAGATCGTCAATAACGCGGCGAAGATCCATGCCATGTTCGGAAGCCAGGCGAGGGTGCCGCTCGTCATCCGCACGCCGGCCGGATGGGGACAGCTTGCGGCGACCCACTCGCAGAGCTTTGAAGCCTGGTTCGCCCACGTACCCGGCTTGATCGTCGTGATGCCGTCCACCCCGTACGACGCCAAGGGTCTTCTCAAGACCGCCATCCGGTCCGACAACCCGGTCATGTTCATCGAGCATGCGCGGCTTTACGGCGTCAAGGGGGAAGTGCCGGACGGGGAATACACCTTGCCGTTCGGCGTATCGGACATCAAACGCCCCGGACGGGATGTCACGATCGTGTCCTACTCCCGGATGCTGCACGTGGCGCTGAGCGCGGCGGACGAGCTCGCAAAGACCGGCATCGAATGCGAGGTGATCGACTTGCGCACGCTTCGCCCACTCGACATGGCGCCCGTGTACGATTCGGTGGAAAAGACACACAGGGTGCTCATCCTCGAGGAGGATTGGACGACGTGCGGTATGGGCGCGGAGATCGCGGCGCGCATCAGCCACGACCGGTTCGATCTGCTCGACGTCCCCGTCGAGCGCATGGGCCAGATCGAGGTTCCCATGCCGTATGCCAGGAACCTGGAAGCGCTCATGTTTCCCGACGAGAAGTCGGTCGCCCAAAAGGTCATGGAAATGGTGGCGTAA
- the pdhA gene encoding pyruvate dehydrogenase (acetyl-transferring) E1 component subunit alpha: MASTSPARISIEDAAGINVTREEALDWFRKMSLIRRFEERAEEAYGQGKIGGFLHLYIGEEAVAVGAMAALQPEDDVITHYRDHGYVLARGVEPKRVMAELYGKATGLSKGKGGSMHMADVRRHLWGGYAIVGGHIPLATGLALAIQYRKLPQIVACFFGDGATNAGTFYSGLNLAAVWKLPLIAIVENNHYGMGTALERVSAVDEVYRKASSFDIPGVRIDGNDVLAVRDAVRRMADQSRNGGGPQLIEAMTYRFRGHSMGDPQRYRTKEEVEEAKSRDPIARWRSTVQENDLATEDELRKIGDEVEAEVEEAVRFAENSPAPDPGELCNDVLVSE; the protein is encoded by the coding sequence ATGGCGTCGACTTCGCCAGCGAGGATTTCCATCGAGGATGCGGCAGGGATCAACGTGACCCGCGAGGAAGCGCTCGACTGGTTCCGGAAGATGAGCCTGATACGCCGGTTCGAGGAGCGTGCGGAGGAGGCGTACGGCCAGGGAAAGATCGGCGGATTCCTGCATCTCTACATCGGGGAGGAAGCCGTCGCGGTCGGCGCGATGGCCGCTCTGCAACCGGAGGACGACGTGATCACCCATTATAGGGACCACGGGTATGTCCTGGCGCGCGGCGTCGAACCGAAGCGTGTGATGGCGGAACTCTACGGGAAGGCCACCGGCCTGTCGAAAGGCAAGGGCGGCTCGATGCACATGGCGGACGTCAGGCGCCATCTCTGGGGCGGGTACGCCATCGTCGGAGGTCACATCCCGCTGGCGACCGGCCTGGCGCTGGCCATCCAATATCGGAAACTGCCGCAGATCGTCGCCTGTTTCTTCGGGGATGGTGCGACCAATGCCGGAACGTTCTACTCCGGCCTCAACCTGGCGGCGGTATGGAAACTGCCCCTGATCGCGATCGTCGAAAACAACCACTACGGCATGGGTACCGCACTCGAACGCGTATCCGCGGTCGATGAGGTCTACAGGAAAGCGTCCTCCTTCGATATTCCGGGGGTTCGGATCGACGGAAACGACGTCCTCGCCGTGAGGGACGCCGTGCGCCGGATGGCGGACCAGTCCCGGAACGGCGGCGGGCCGCAGCTGATCGAGGCGATGACGTACCGCTTTCGCGGGCACTCGATGGGGGATCCGCAACGGTACCGGACAAAGGAGGAAGTGGAAGAGGCGAAGTCGCGCGATCCGATCGCGCGCTGGCGTAGCACTGTTCAGGAGAACGACCTGGCGACGGAAGACGAACTGCGGAAGATCGGGGACGAGGTCGAAGCCGAGGTGGAGGAGGCGGTCCGGTTCGCCGAGAACAGCCCCGCGCCCGACCCGGGCGAGCTGTGCAACGACGTGCTCGTCTCCGAATAG
- a CDS encoding GYD domain-containing protein: METFILLTRLAPEAVAEPKFIEKLERKVADRIRKHCPEVKWIGSYSVLGPYDYVDIFEAPDSEAATKVALLIRSFGHGTTETWIATPWDRFVEIAKKAAA; the protein is encoded by the coding sequence ATGGAGACCTTTATCCTTCTCACCCGCCTGGCCCCCGAAGCCGTCGCCGAGCCAAAATTCATCGAGAAGCTCGAACGCAAGGTCGCCGACCGGATCCGCAAACATTGTCCCGAGGTCAAGTGGATCGGCAGTTACTCGGTGCTCGGGCCGTACGACTACGTCGATATCTTCGAGGCGCCGGACAGCGAGGCGGCCACGAAGGTCGCCCTCCTCATCCGTTCGTTCGGGCACGGGACCACGGAAACGTGGATTGCGACCCCCTGGGATCGGTTCGTTGAAATCGCGAAGAAGGCGGCGGCCTAG
- a CDS encoding SDR family oxidoreductase, producing the protein MYSAFMQYNEVFVTGGTGLLGRHVCRALIGHGFLPRLFVRTGSEGRIAPDVRERCRVTPGDLTVYESVEMGAQGTSAIVHLAGAWKEQPRRGITFEEAHVHATANVLHSASVWGIDRLIFISAAGARPGDPVPYLDARGRAEALVRGTALSWTVFRPAPWYDLRDGKPRVSTEYLEELAGAIAESVQRRETVGRVYEDASTDRFQWKDLSRAS; encoded by the coding sequence ATGTACAGCGCTTTCATGCAATATAACGAGGTCTTCGTCACGGGGGGCACCGGCCTCCTCGGCCGGCACGTCTGCAGGGCGCTGATCGGGCACGGTTTCCTGCCCCGCCTCTTCGTGCGCACGGGGTCGGAAGGGCGGATCGCGCCGGATGTCCGCGAACGTTGCCGCGTCACCCCTGGAGATCTGACGGTTTACGAGTCCGTGGAGATGGGGGCCCAGGGAACCTCGGCGATCGTGCACCTCGCGGGGGCGTGGAAGGAGCAACCTCGACGGGGGATCACCTTCGAGGAAGCGCACGTGCACGCGACGGCCAACGTCCTCCACTCCGCTTCGGTCTGGGGGATCGATCGGCTGATTTTCATCAGCGCCGCGGGGGCGCGCCCCGGGGATCCGGTTCCGTACCTCGATGCGAGGGGGAGAGCGGAAGCGCTGGTGCGGGGGACGGCTCTTTCGTGGACCGTATTCCGCCCCGCTCCCTGGTACGATCTCCGCGACGGAAAGCCGCGGGTTTCCACGGAATACCTTGAGGAGTTGGCGGGTGCCATCGCGGAATCTGTTCAACGGCGGGAAACGGTCGGCCGCGTGTACGAGGATGCGTCCACCGACCGGTTCCAGTGGAAGGACCTCTCGCGAGCCAGCTGA
- a CDS encoding TIGR00730 family Rossman fold protein, with product MTKVRGGGRNSRVTVEELIVEMHRTVDGLGEDGASRADLKLLSRTLKELRHAFRFFDGLRTLPKVTVFGSARLPADSPAYRQAELFGRAMARSGWFVVTGAGEGIMEAAHVGAGREHSIGVNILLPFEQSENTVMERNPHLIHTKYFFTRKLLFLKESSGVVLFPGGFGTMDEAFEVLTLLQTGKTHPFPVVLVDEPGGTYWAMWRRFLEDSLLKFGLISPEDFSLFRITSSVEEAVREIRGYYRVFHSMRYSGRDLVIRIREPLAPDALAALNRDFPDLLVEGTISQVNALPEEADEPEIADLPRIVFRFNSGSHGRLRQLIDRLNRSEGEDP from the coding sequence ATGACGAAAGTCCGCGGGGGTGGCAGGAATTCCCGAGTGACCGTTGAGGAACTCATCGTGGAGATGCACAGGACCGTCGACGGATTGGGGGAAGACGGGGCGAGCCGGGCGGACCTGAAGCTCCTCTCCCGCACCTTGAAGGAACTTCGCCACGCCTTCCGGTTCTTCGACGGTCTCCGGACACTCCCCAAGGTGACGGTGTTCGGGTCGGCGCGTCTGCCCGCGGATTCCCCCGCATACCGGCAGGCGGAATTGTTCGGCAGGGCGATGGCGCGGTCGGGGTGGTTCGTCGTCACCGGCGCCGGTGAAGGGATCATGGAGGCGGCCCACGTCGGAGCCGGGCGGGAGCACTCGATCGGTGTGAACATCCTGCTTCCGTTCGAGCAGTCCGAAAACACGGTGATGGAGAGAAACCCGCATCTCATCCATACGAAATACTTCTTCACCAGGAAGCTGCTCTTTCTCAAGGAGTCGAGCGGCGTCGTCCTTTTCCCCGGAGGGTTCGGGACGATGGACGAGGCATTCGAGGTGCTGACCCTTCTCCAGACGGGAAAAACTCACCCTTTCCCCGTCGTGCTCGTGGACGAGCCCGGGGGGACCTACTGGGCGATGTGGCGCCGGTTCCTGGAGGACAGCCTGCTCAAGTTTGGATTGATCTCCCCCGAAGATTTCTCCCTGTTCCGGATCACGTCGAGCGTGGAGGAGGCCGTCCGGGAGATCCGAGGCTATTACCGGGTGTTCCACAGCATGAGGTACTCGGGCCGGGACCTGGTGATCCGTATCCGGGAGCCTCTCGCCCCCGACGCGCTCGCCGCCCTGAACAGGGATTTCCCGGATCTCCTCGTGGAGGGGACGATCTCCCAAGTGAACGCCCTGCCCGAGGAGGCGGACGAGCCGGAGATCGCCGATCTGCCCCGGATCGTCTTCCGGTTCAACAGCGGCAGCCATGGGCGGCTTCGCCAGTTGATCGACCGTCTCAATCGATCCGAAGGGGAGGATCCCTGA
- a CDS encoding sorbosone dehydrogenase family protein, translating to MRSTAVAFCLVVSLGLILSVATGGTAESRLDRIKLPPGFRIALYAEVPNARSMTLGEKGTLFVGTRKGEVYAVLPGDTMEGTHRVVTIARKLHSPNGVAFRGSALYVAEISRILRYDGIESRLSSPPAPVVVTDRFPKDEHHGWKFIRFGPDGMLYVPVGAPCNVCERDDPRYAAILRMRPDGTGLEVFASGVRNTVGFDWNPGTGELWFTDNGRDMMGDDLPPDELNRAPRKGLHFGFPYIHGENLPDPEFGARGKPAGFTPPEWELPAHVASLGMRFYSGRMFPPGYRGQVFIAEHGSWNRSKPIGYRISLVRVEGNRATSYEVFADGWLQEDRAWGRPVDVQEMRDGSLLVSDDMAGRIYRISYEGKSGAPGLRTGKSRRDG from the coding sequence ATGCGATCGACGGCCGTAGCGTTCTGCCTCGTGGTCTCGTTAGGCCTGATCCTGTCCGTAGCGACCGGGGGCACGGCGGAAAGTCGCCTTGACCGCATCAAGCTTCCGCCGGGCTTCCGGATCGCATTGTACGCCGAAGTCCCCAACGCCCGATCGATGACCCTTGGGGAAAAGGGGACGCTCTTCGTCGGCACCCGAAAGGGGGAAGTGTACGCCGTTCTCCCCGGGGATACGATGGAGGGGACGCACCGGGTCGTCACGATCGCCCGAAAGCTGCATAGCCCCAATGGCGTGGCGTTTCGCGGGAGCGCACTCTACGTGGCCGAGATCAGCCGGATCCTGCGGTACGACGGGATCGAATCGCGCCTGTCCTCCCCCCCCGCGCCGGTCGTCGTCACCGATCGCTTCCCGAAGGACGAACACCACGGTTGGAAGTTCATCCGCTTCGGTCCCGACGGGATGCTCTACGTCCCCGTGGGGGCTCCGTGCAACGTCTGCGAACGCGACGACCCGCGCTATGCCGCGATCCTGCGGATGCGCCCCGACGGAACAGGGCTGGAGGTCTTCGCGTCGGGTGTGCGGAACACGGTCGGGTTCGACTGGAATCCGGGCACCGGGGAACTCTGGTTTACCGACAACGGCCGCGACATGATGGGGGACGACCTCCCTCCGGACGAATTGAATCGTGCGCCGCGGAAAGGGCTCCATTTCGGTTTTCCCTACATTCACGGGGAAAATCTTCCCGATCCGGAATTCGGGGCCAGGGGGAAGCCGGCCGGGTTTACGCCACCGGAATGGGAGTTGCCCGCCCACGTCGCTTCCCTCGGCATGCGGTTCTACTCGGGGAGGATGTTCCCTCCCGGGTATCGGGGCCAGGTATTCATCGCCGAGCACGGCTCGTGGAACCGGTCGAAGCCGATCGGGTACCGCATCTCCCTCGTCCGGGTGGAAGGGAACCGCGCCACGAGCTATGAAGTTTTCGCGGACGGGTGGCTGCAGGAGGACCGGGCCTGGGGCCGACCGGTCGACGTGCAGGAGATGCGCGACGGATCCCTTCTGGTTTCCGACGACATGGCCGGGAGAATCTACCGGATCTCCTACGAGGGAAAAAGCGGCGCCCCCGGGCTGCGAACCGGGAAAAGCAGGAGAGACGGATGA
- a CDS encoding VOC family protein — translation MKEARKFTLAVKPIPEGYHSITPYLTVRGADRAIDFYRRAFGAEELSRVNGPDGKTVMHAELKIGDSRFFLSDEVPGMECRSPETLGGSPSGIYLYVRDVDETFRKAVAAGATVKHPLEDMFWGDRTGSVQDPYGHKWDLATRREDVPPEEMKRRGNEFFKKMEGGKS, via the coding sequence ATGAAGGAAGCGAGGAAATTCACCTTGGCCGTGAAGCCGATTCCAGAGGGATATCATTCGATTACTCCGTATCTGACGGTACGGGGTGCCGATCGCGCCATCGATTTCTACCGCCGGGCTTTCGGCGCGGAGGAGCTTTCCAGGGTCAATGGTCCGGACGGAAAGACCGTTATGCACGCGGAGCTCAAGATCGGCGACTCCCGATTTTTCCTTAGCGACGAGGTCCCCGGGATGGAATGCCGCTCGCCGGAGACGCTCGGTGGATCGCCATCCGGGATCTACCTCTACGTCCGGGACGTGGACGAGACGTTCCGCAAGGCGGTGGCCGCGGGCGCTACCGTAAAACACCCGCTGGAGGACATGTTCTGGGGCGACAGGACCGGAAGCGTGCAGGACCCGTACGGGCACAAGTGGGACCTGGCTACGCGCCGGGAGGACGTTCCTCCGGAGGAGATGAAACGGCGGGGGAACGAATTTTTCAAGAAAATGGAGGGCGGAAAATCCTGA
- a CDS encoding phosphosulfolactate synthase: MKRDMSRSFGFLHINERAGKPRLTGVTEIRGPYYTPLGKRALLDILETMGAYVDILKFAGGSFALMPESAVRELIDTCHSHEVLVSTGGFIEHVLTMGPEAVDGYLEECKRLGFDIVEVSSGFISVPDDDLVRLVEKVRNLDMLPKPEVGIQFGAGGASSPADLEAEGVSDPSRAIRQAKRYLEAGAHLIMIESEGITEQVKSWRTDVPARFINELGLDKVMFEAADPEVFSWYVKSYGPEVNLFVDHSQIVQLECLRSGIWGTKSTWGRVVTYKGSGKTVPYEASPVRHIATHPKARGSA, from the coding sequence ATGAAGCGCGACATGAGCAGGAGTTTCGGTTTTCTTCACATAAATGAACGTGCCGGCAAGCCGCGCCTTACCGGCGTCACGGAGATTCGGGGGCCGTACTACACCCCCCTGGGAAAGCGGGCGTTGCTGGACATCCTCGAAACGATGGGGGCATACGTCGACATCCTCAAATTCGCCGGGGGCTCCTTCGCCTTGATGCCGGAAAGCGCCGTGCGCGAGCTGATCGACACGTGTCATTCGCACGAGGTGCTGGTGTCGACCGGAGGGTTCATCGAGCACGTCCTGACGATGGGGCCCGAAGCCGTAGACGGGTACCTCGAAGAGTGCAAACGGCTGGGGTTCGACATCGTGGAAGTGTCCAGCGGGTTCATTTCGGTCCCCGACGACGACCTCGTCCGCCTCGTGGAGAAGGTACGGAACCTGGACATGCTCCCGAAACCCGAAGTCGGCATACAGTTCGGCGCCGGGGGCGCCAGCTCGCCGGCCGATCTCGAGGCCGAGGGGGTCTCCGACCCCTCCCGCGCGATCCGGCAGGCAAAGCGGTACCTGGAGGCGGGGGCGCATCTCATCATGATCGAATCGGAGGGGATCACGGAGCAGGTCAAGTCGTGGCGCACGGACGTGCCGGCCCGATTTATCAACGAACTCGGACTGGACAAGGTGATGTTCGAGGCGGCCGACCCGGAGGTGTTCTCCTGGTACGTGAAGTCGTACGGCCCGGAGGTCAACCTCTTCGTGGACCACTCCCAGATCGTCCAGCTCGAATGCCTGCGGTCGGGGATCTGGGGGACGAAGAGCACGTGGGGTCGCGTGGTGACGTACAAGGGAAGCGGGAAAACGGTCCCCTACGAGGCGTCCCCCGTGCGGCACATCGCGACCCACCCGAAGGCCAGGGGCTCCGCATGA